The window ATGGAAGCAGATGCTGAAAAAATTGTGCGAGTTTTTAATAATTTGATTTCCAATGCTTTAAAATATGGTGTTGGCGGTAAAAAGATTACAATTGAGGCACAAAAAATTGGTAAAGAAGTGATTATTTCTGTTAATAATGATGGACCTGAAATTCCTGAAGAATCGTTAAATCAATTATTTGATCGTTTTTATCGTGTGGAGGAATCACGTTCACAAGAAACCGGTGGTACAGGCTTAGGCTTGGCAATTGCCCAAAGTATCGTGACACTTCATGGCGGATACATTTACGCACGTTCAGATACGCATTTAACTAGCTTTGTTTTGCATCTGCCATTGAAACAGCAATCCAATGAAGATCGAGCTAGAAATTAAATTTAAGTGAAACATCGTGATGATTCACGTGAAACAATTTAGCGTGAAACACTTGGTATATATAAAGAAATTAAGATTATTTAAACCGTATTTAGAAAAATAAAATAAATAGTAAGTAAAGTAGATAGAAGTTTACATTAAGAAAAAAGATTTGATTTTTCCTTGTTTTTTGCTAGTAATTTCGCTACCATAGAATAAGTGAAAAAAAACGTTGAGGAGAATTTACTAGATGAAAAAAATAAATAAATTTACAATTATTTTTGCTGTTACTTTAATGATAGGGACGTTATTTCCTAGCTTGATTTTAGGAAGTCAAGCAGTGTATGCTGCAGAAGCACCAACAATTAATGCCGCAGCAGCATTTGCAATTGAGCCAAAAACTGGAAAAGTTCTCTTAAACCAAAATGGGGATCAAAAACTAGGAATTGCCTCAATGACTAAAATGATTACAGAATATTTAGTATTAGAAGCCATTAAAGAGGGTAAACTGACATGGGATCAAAAACTAACAATTGATGACTATTCTTATAACATTAGTCAAAACAATGAACTATCGAATGTGCCGTTACGTAAAGATACGCAATATACAGTCAAAGAGCTATTTGAAGCAATGGCAATATACTCGGCAAACGCCGCAGCAATTACTTTAGCTACAGCTGTTTCAGGAAGCGAACCAGCTTTTGTAGATGCGATGCGCGCGAAGGTTACATCATGGGGAGTAAAAGACTTCGGTTTATTTAACTCAACAGGATTACCAAATGCTGACTTACAAGGGAATATTTATCCAGGTAGTACTGAACAAGACGAAAATACAATGACTGCTCGCGACATGGCGATTGTAGCTCAAAAGCTATTAACAGATTATCCTGAAGTTTTAGAAACAGCTAAAATTCCAGAATTGGATTTTAGAAAAGGAACTGCAGATGAAATCCATATGGATAATTGGAACTGGATGTTACCTGGATTAATTTATGGACGTGCTAATGTTGATGGATTAAAAACAGGAACAACTGATTTTGCAGGTGCTTCATTTACAGGAACTGCAGAAGAAAATGGTATGCGTATTATTACCGTTGTATTAAATGCCGCAGATGGTGAAACGAATAAGGGTGCACGTTTTGAAGAAACAGCTAAAATTATGGATTTTGCATTTGCCAATTGGGAAATGAAGGATATCGTGAAAAAAGGCGATTCTAATAAAGCTTTAAAACCTTTAACTGTTACAAAAGGTAAAGAAGATAGTGTGAAACTAGTGATCGCGGAAGATTTAAAAATGTTAGTACCAAAAGATACGGATGTTAAAAATTTAACCGTTACATTTACCACTAAAAAAGATCTTTTAACTAGCAATAATGAAATTGAAGCTCCGGTTAAAAAAGATTTAGAAGTTGGAACAGCAGAGATCACACCGGCAAATGATCCATTAGGTTATGTCGATGGATCGCAAGGAAAATCTGTTAAAGTAGTAACGGAAAGTGACATCGAAAAAGCGAATGTCTTTGTATTAATGGGACGTAGTATCAAAGAATTTTTTAGCAATTTATTTTAATTAAAGTTATCGGAGCAAACCAAGAGTCATGAGTTTGCTCCGATTTTTGCTTTACATATTGATTTTCTATCTATTTTTAGGTATGATAAGGTTAAATAAATAATTTAAA is drawn from Carnobacterium gallinarum DSM 4847 and contains these coding sequences:
- a CDS encoding serine hydrolase translates to MKKINKFTIIFAVTLMIGTLFPSLILGSQAVYAAEAPTINAAAAFAIEPKTGKVLLNQNGDQKLGIASMTKMITEYLVLEAIKEGKLTWDQKLTIDDYSYNISQNNELSNVPLRKDTQYTVKELFEAMAIYSANAAAITLATAVSGSEPAFVDAMRAKVTSWGVKDFGLFNSTGLPNADLQGNIYPGSTEQDENTMTARDMAIVAQKLLTDYPEVLETAKIPELDFRKGTADEIHMDNWNWMLPGLIYGRANVDGLKTGTTDFAGASFTGTAEENGMRIITVVLNAADGETNKGARFEETAKIMDFAFANWEMKDIVKKGDSNKALKPLTVTKGKEDSVKLVIAEDLKMLVPKDTDVKNLTVTFTTKKDLLTSNNEIEAPVKKDLEVGTAEITPANDPLGYVDGSQGKSVKVVTESDIEKANVFVLMGRSIKEFFSNLF